The Streptomyces sp. NBC_00224 genome has a window encoding:
- a CDS encoding SAM-dependent methyltransferase: MNHEVRDDTARGSRAWSGWRAATERALYGPGGFYLRPEGPAGHFRTSVHASPLFARAVARLLEEVAEEVAEELGGGEVAFVDMGAGRGELVTGVLAALPAGFPVRAYAVERAARPPGLDERVTWLARPPTGVRGLLFANEWLDNVPADVAEADADGVPREVLVRPDGTEQLGAPVSGEDARWLERWWPLREPGERAEIGRTRDEAWAGAVSSLEAGLAVAVDYAHVASARPRYGTLTGFRGGREVAPVPDGTCDITSHVALDACAGPSGELVPQREALAALGVTGTRPPLSLASTDPAAYVRALARAGEAAELTARGGLGDFLWLRERV; this comes from the coding sequence GCCTGGTCCGGCTGGCGGGCGGCGACCGAACGGGCCCTGTACGGCCCCGGCGGCTTCTACCTCCGCCCCGAGGGCCCCGCAGGCCACTTCCGTACCTCCGTCCACGCCTCGCCGCTCTTCGCCCGGGCCGTGGCGCGGCTCCTGGAGGAGGTCGCGGAGGAGGTCGCGGAGGAGCTCGGGGGCGGCGAGGTCGCGTTCGTCGACATGGGCGCGGGGCGCGGGGAGCTCGTTACGGGCGTACTGGCCGCGCTGCCCGCCGGATTCCCCGTACGGGCGTACGCCGTGGAGCGCGCGGCGCGTCCACCGGGGCTCGACGAGCGGGTGACGTGGCTCGCTCGGCCTCCTACTGGCGTCCGGGGCCTCCTGTTCGCCAACGAGTGGCTGGACAACGTCCCGGCGGACGTGGCCGAGGCCGACGCGGACGGCGTCCCGCGCGAGGTCCTGGTCCGCCCCGACGGCACCGAACAACTCGGCGCACCCGTGTCCGGCGAGGACGCACGCTGGCTGGAGCGGTGGTGGCCGCTGCGGGAGCCCGGGGAACGGGCGGAGATCGGCCGCACGCGGGACGAGGCGTGGGCGGGGGCGGTGTCGTCGCTGGAGGCGGGCCTGGCCGTGGCGGTGGACTACGCCCACGTGGCGTCCGCACGCCCGCGGTACGGCACGCTCACGGGCTTCCGGGGCGGCCGCGAGGTGGCCCCCGTCCCGGACGGCACGTGCGACATCACGTCCCATGTGGCCTTGGACGCGTGCGCGGGGCCGTCCGGCGAGCTGGTGCCTCAGCGCGAGGCCCTGGCCGCCCTCGGCGTAACGGGCACCCGCCCGCCGCTGTCCCTGGCCTCGACGGACCCGGCGGCGTACGTACGGGCGCTGGCGCGGGCGGGGGAGGCGGCGGAACTGACGGCCCGGGGCGGGCTGGGGGATTTTTTGTGGTTGCGGGAGCGGGTGTGA